In Gimesia chilikensis, the genomic window AATTGGTAATGTTATCTGACTCTACGGTTCGCCCAGCAGGAAAGTTTTTATCTGGATCGTAATTCCCTCCAGTGCCAAGTTGGCCGTCCGCACCGGCAGAAATGATCTGATATGACTTGGATTTATAAGCTGGCCCTAAGGATGCAGAAGGACTCGGATCCCCCTGGTGATACACATTGGTCATGGCTATCCCTAAAGCTGGAATACTGGGTAATTCTGAAGATCGATAGCCACGACCATCATAGCTACTGAAATACATGTAAGGGATCTGCTGACCAGGAAATGCGTCCTTATATTCTGCCGCGGTATCACTATCGATATCTGTAAAACGACTATTATCGAATTCGAAATAAGGACCACGACGATTGGTCCCCCCGGTCGCGATTGCGAACGGGTTTGCTGGATTTTTCGAAAACCCATTTGGAGTCTTTCCTGTTACATCCCAGACCCCACCAAGGAAGAATACAAGACATTCACCTGCGTTAAGAGTAAAAACATCATTCACATCACCATCGTTGTTAATATCTTTATCAAGGGCGAAGTTAAACTGAGGCCACATCTTGCGAACCAAGCCTCTACTGTGTGCATCCCAAGTGGCACTTCCTGATTCATACAGCTTAATATAGCTGGGCGGGTAAATTCCAAAATCAGTTTTAAATGATGTCAGAGCAGTATCCAGATTCGCGATTTCGCTTCTCACCTGAGACTGCTGCGCCCGGAGACGGACGGCACCTACGGCGGGAATGAGGAGGCCGATCAGAATCAGGATGATCACGATCACAATCATGAGCTCGATCAGAGTAAACGCACTCCTGTTGTGCTGCGACGCCGAAGGGGCTTTTGGCGACCGTTTTTGCATTTCTAACTCCTAACTCTTTTCATTGATTCATTTTAGCATTAGAAAGCATCCCGTTGGCCTGATACAGGCGGGTTCAGCCGGGACTTTTCTACGATATATATAGGGCAAATTTTATGCCCGATTTTCACCATTCACACTAAGTTACACTTATTGTTAGACTTAACGCATAATGGCCGGCACCAGAGAGAGGCAAAAAG contains:
- a CDS encoding type II secretion system protein, whose product is MQKRSPKAPSASQHNRSAFTLIELMIVIVIILILIGLLIPAVGAVRLRAQQSQVRSEIANLDTALTSFKTDFGIYPPSYIKLYESGSATWDAHSRGLVRKMWPQFNFALDKDINNDGDVNDVFTLNAGECLVFFLGGVWDVTGKTPNGFSKNPANPFAIATGGTNRRGPYFEFDNSRFTDIDSDTAAEYKDAFPGQQIPYMYFSSYDGRGYRSSELPSIPALGIAMTNVYHQGDPSPSASLGPAYKSKSYQIISAGADGQLGTGGNYDPDKNFPAGRTVESDNITNFSNGSLK